In Streptomyces canus, one DNA window encodes the following:
- a CDS encoding VWA domain-containing protein, with the protein MTDLIERSANVLEVASEINRLGLGVWLDGRSDYGNAIETFSRDHAGELRARTTVLVLGDARSNYHAPRADALGRIAGRCGHLFWLNPEPRAAWDSGDSVIGRYAGYCDEVVECRSLRQLRAFVERLA; encoded by the coding sequence GTGACCGACCTGATCGAGCGGTCCGCGAACGTGCTGGAGGTGGCGAGCGAGATCAACCGGCTCGGGCTCGGCGTCTGGCTGGACGGCCGCTCGGACTACGGCAACGCCATCGAGACCTTCAGCCGGGATCACGCCGGTGAGCTGCGCGCCCGCACCACGGTCCTGGTCCTGGGCGACGCCCGCTCCAACTACCACGCACCGCGCGCCGACGCGCTCGGCAGGATCGCCGGCCGCTGCGGGCACCTGTTCTGGCTCAACCCCGAGCCACGGGCCGCCTGGGACAGCGGCGACTCCGTGATCGGTCGGTACGCCGGGTACTGCGACGAGGTGGTGGAGTGCCGCAGCCTGCGGCAGCTGCGCGCCTTCGTCGAGCGCCTCGCCTGA
- a CDS encoding thiolase family protein, with translation MSAPVIVSAVRTAIGTARKGTLANTDGETLASAIVEEAVRRSRLEPHRFDDILLAESQYGGGDLARYAAVVNGMLDVPGVALNRHCAGSLTSIGLAAASVKSGMESALVAGGVQATSMAPRLRQRVAGTADEYADWYPATHPDSPTAPNQDMSISVGWNTVKAVGITREEQDAWAYRSHQRAVAAIDAGKFADEIVPLKLDGPGDAPVEFAVDEHPRRDTSPAKLASLKVLHPEIPGFSITAGNSSGVNDAAAAVAVTSAELALAEGLTPLARILAWGAAGVDPALMGFGALRAADKVLRRAGLTYADVTLWEINEAFASVPIAACKEFGLDEERVNFSGSGCSLGHPVAASGARMVVTLVHELRRRGGGLGLATMCAGGGQGGAVLIEV, from the coding sequence GTGTCCGCTCCAGTCATCGTCAGCGCAGTGCGCACGGCCATCGGCACCGCCCGCAAGGGCACCCTCGCCAACACCGACGGCGAGACCCTCGCCTCGGCGATCGTCGAGGAGGCGGTGCGCCGATCGAGGCTCGAACCCCACCGGTTCGACGACATCCTGCTCGCGGAGAGTCAGTACGGAGGCGGTGACCTGGCGCGCTACGCCGCCGTCGTGAACGGCATGCTGGACGTGCCCGGCGTCGCGCTCAACCGGCACTGCGCCGGCAGTCTCACCTCCATCGGCCTGGCGGCCGCGTCGGTGAAGTCCGGCATGGAGTCGGCGCTCGTGGCCGGTGGTGTGCAGGCGACCTCGATGGCGCCGCGGCTCAGGCAGCGGGTCGCCGGCACGGCCGACGAGTACGCCGACTGGTATCCCGCGACGCACCCGGACTCGCCCACGGCGCCCAACCAGGACATGTCGATCTCGGTCGGCTGGAACACCGTCAAGGCCGTCGGCATCACCCGCGAGGAACAGGACGCCTGGGCCTACCGGTCGCACCAGCGCGCGGTCGCGGCGATCGACGCCGGCAAGTTCGCCGACGAGATCGTGCCGCTCAAGTTGGACGGCCCGGGCGACGCCCCGGTCGAGTTCGCCGTGGACGAGCACCCGCGGCGCGACACCTCGCCGGCGAAGCTGGCCTCGCTGAAGGTGCTGCACCCCGAGATCCCGGGCTTCTCCATCACCGCGGGCAACTCCAGCGGCGTCAACGACGCCGCTGCTGCGGTGGCCGTGACCAGCGCGGAGCTGGCCCTGGCCGAGGGGCTCACGCCACTGGCGAGGATCCTCGCCTGGGGTGCGGCCGGGGTCGACCCGGCGCTGATGGGCTTCGGGGCGCTGCGTGCGGCCGACAAGGTGCTGCGGCGAGCCGGACTGACGTACGCCGATGTGACGCTGTGGGAGATCAACGAGGCGTTCGCCTCCGTCCCGATCGCCGCCTGCAAGGAGTTCGGGCTGGACGAGGAGCGGGTGAACTTCAGCGGCAGCGGGTGCAGCCTCGGCCACCCGGTGGCCGCGTCCGGTGCCCGCATGGTCGTCACGCTCGTGCACGAGCTGCGGCGGCGCGGCGGCGGTCTCGGGCTCGCGACCATGTGCGCCGGTGGCGGCCAGGGCGGCGCGGTCCTCATCGAGGTCTGA
- a CDS encoding DoxX family protein — translation MGEAGDAALLLVRLTVGAVMAVHGWNHWRGGGGIEGTARWFGGLGLRRPRLQAHLSVLTEIGAGVLLAAGLFTSLAGAAVISVMLVAGLLAHRRNGFFVFKDGYEYVLVLAVLSLALAAWGPGEYAVDTAAGIELTGWPGTGVALGAAVLGTGTLLALFYRPHEPSAS, via the coding sequence ATGGGTGAGGCGGGTGACGCCGCTCTGCTGCTGGTACGGCTCACTGTGGGCGCGGTGATGGCCGTACACGGCTGGAACCACTGGCGCGGCGGAGGCGGGATCGAGGGCACCGCGCGCTGGTTCGGCGGACTCGGGCTGCGCCGACCACGCCTGCAGGCGCACCTGAGCGTGCTCACCGAGATCGGCGCGGGCGTCCTGCTGGCCGCCGGGCTGTTCACCTCGCTCGCCGGCGCCGCCGTCATCTCGGTGATGCTGGTCGCGGGTCTGCTCGCGCACCGCCGCAACGGCTTCTTCGTCTTCAAGGACGGCTACGAGTACGTCCTGGTCCTCGCCGTGCTGTCGCTGGCACTCGCGGCCTGGGGGCCCGGCGAGTACGCGGTGGACACGGCCGCCGGCATCGAGCTGACCGGCTGGCCGGGCACCGGCGTCGCGCTCGGCGCCGCGGTCCTCGGGACGGGGACCCTGCTCGCGCTCTTCTATCGCCCGCACGAGCCGAGCGCGTCCTGA
- a CDS encoding AAA family ATPase, with translation MPDSPHFDSSQQVTDRLRGTGHAPSPRIAGVVHLAERLGKPVLVEGPAGTGTTQPTKSVAESCGPRLIPLQCYEGLDEAKALHEWDYRKQLLHIARAGTAGGDAWRASCSTSASCSPVRCWRRSAPRNRSCTSSTRSTGSTSRPRHCCWRCCRSIRCPPELGTLRARTTPLVFLTSNNSRELSEALKHRCLYLHIGYPTAEHERDIVLAQVPGIEAVLAGRVGQLVRSLRSLELRKKPSVAKTLDWARTLVLLGADDVTTELLADTLPVLLQNESDIALALKEFGE, from the coding sequence ATGCCCGACTCGCCGCATTTCGACTCCTCCCAGCAGGTCACGGACCGGCTGCGGGGCACCGGTCATGCCCCGAGTCCGCGCATCGCGGGTGTCGTGCACCTGGCCGAACGCCTCGGCAAGCCGGTCCTCGTCGAGGGTCCGGCCGGCACGGGCACGACGCAGCCGACCAAGAGCGTCGCCGAGTCCTGCGGGCCGCGGCTGATACCGCTGCAGTGCTACGAGGGCCTCGACGAGGCGAAGGCGCTGCACGAGTGGGACTACCGCAAGCAGCTCCTGCACATCGCGCGGGCCGGGACCGCGGGCGGGGACGCGTGGAGAGCGAGTTGTTCCACGAGCGCTTCCTGCTCACCCGTCCGCTGCTGGAGGCGATCCGCTCCGAGGAACCGGTCATGCACCTCGTCGACGAGGTCGACCGGCTCGACATCGAGACCGAGGCACTGCTGCTGGAGGTGCTGTCGGAGTATCAGGTGTCCCCCCGAGCTGGGGACACTGCGGGCGCGTACCACTCCCCTGGTCTTCCTCACCTCGAACAACAGCCGTGAGCTCTCCGAGGCGCTCAAGCACCGCTGTCTCTACCTGCACATCGGCTATCCGACCGCGGAGCACGAGCGGGACATCGTGCTGGCGCAGGTCCCCGGCATCGAGGCGGTCCTCGCCGGCAGGGTCGGCCAACTGGTGCGGTCGCTGCGCTCGCTGGAACTGCGGAAGAAGCCGTCCGTGGCGAAGACCCTGGACTGGGCGCGCACCCTCGTCCTGCTCGGCGCCGACGACGTCACGACCGAACTGCTCGCCGACACCCTTCCGGTACTTCTCCAGAACGAGAGCGACATCGCTCTCGCCCTGAAGGAGTTCGGCGAGTGA
- a CDS encoding MaoC/PaaZ C-terminal domain-containing protein: MTTILSPAVGDSLPEFTRTTDFAHWNRYAAVNDEFVPIHMDEEAGRAAGYSGAFGMGNLQWAYLHNLVRDWLGGAGRIVSLRCRFRAVNTRGMTVCARGRVTAVRVEDGVRLVDLDVWTEDQDGNQIAPGKAVVELE, from the coding sequence ATGACCACCATACTCAGTCCGGCCGTCGGCGACAGTCTGCCGGAGTTCACCCGCACGACCGATTTCGCCCACTGGAACCGTTACGCGGCCGTGAACGACGAGTTCGTCCCGATCCACATGGACGAGGAGGCCGGGCGGGCCGCCGGCTACTCGGGGGCCTTCGGGATGGGCAATCTGCAGTGGGCCTACCTGCACAACCTGGTGCGCGACTGGCTCGGCGGCGCCGGCCGAATCGTGTCGCTGCGCTGCCGGTTCCGGGCCGTCAACACACGCGGCATGACCGTCTGCGCACGCGGCAGGGTCACCGCGGTGCGCGTCGAGGACGGCGTGCGCCTGGTCGACCTCGACGTGTGGACCGAGGACCAGGACGGCAACCAGATCGCTCCCGGGAAGGCCGTCGTCGAGCTCGAGTGA
- a CDS encoding alpha/beta fold hydrolase has protein sequence MPRLIRRLVDVAGNDRASVAAFARSSQPRAGTADLAEITTRCLVVEGGADRGGPAEQVAAALPRCSRVVLKGLDHFAIPRDIGCVDSVLRFLDGD, from the coding sequence GTGCCGCGCCTGATCCGCCGTCTCGTCGACGTGGCGGGCAACGACCGGGCCTCGGTCGCCGCGTTCGCCCGGTCGAGTCAGCCACGCGCCGGAACGGCCGATCTCGCGGAGATCACCACTCGCTGCCTGGTCGTGGAGGGTGGCGCCGACCGCGGCGGCCCGGCCGAGCAGGTCGCCGCAGCGCTACCACGCTGCTCGCGGGTCGTCCTGAAGGGTCTCGACCACTTCGCGATTCCGCGTGACATCGGATGCGTCGACTCCGTACTCCGCTTCCTCGACGGGGACTGA
- a CDS encoding acyl-CoA dehydrogenase family protein: protein MTATTTAVSDATGMESVDSFRLRAREWIPANLRRLADLPADERAQRNVSSDQSAWQRARVLQRTLYEGGFAGICYPEEYGGLGLTPAHQRAFNEEVTDYEMPMLLNVPTFTICGPTILDMGSEEQRREHLAAAIRGDEVLVQFLSEPGGGSDLAGGTTRAERDGDVFVLNGSKIWSSGAYAADYALCLARTDWDAPKHRGLTMFLMKVHQPGVHIERIKQVNGGDEFCQEFFDDVVVPASAVVGEVGGGWAVASRQLFHERNAVGGGSPYFSGARAEGRRGTETDPLIDLVRRTGRADDPYARELIAEAHALGVIHGHLVDRVTAGMRTQKMPPAAGSLIRLFHGESATRQAEIALELAGPAAAMSAPDGPDTREVGVSFLFRQAEQLGGGSTEMARNIISERILGMPREYAADRDVPFNQVRHGR, encoded by the coding sequence ATGACCGCGACGACGACGGCCGTGTCCGACGCTACCGGCATGGAGAGCGTCGACAGCTTCCGCCTGCGGGCCCGCGAGTGGATCCCGGCGAACCTGCGGCGCCTGGCCGACCTGCCCGCCGACGAACGTGCGCAAAGGAACGTGTCGAGCGACCAGAGCGCCTGGCAGCGGGCCCGTGTCCTGCAACGCACGCTGTACGAGGGTGGCTTCGCCGGAATCTGCTACCCCGAGGAGTACGGCGGTCTCGGCCTCACCCCCGCGCACCAGCGCGCCTTCAACGAGGAGGTCACCGACTACGAGATGCCGATGCTGCTGAATGTGCCGACGTTCACCATCTGCGGCCCGACCATCCTCGACATGGGCAGCGAGGAGCAGAGGCGTGAGCACCTGGCCGCCGCGATCCGCGGTGACGAGGTGCTCGTGCAGTTCCTGTCCGAACCGGGCGGCGGCTCCGACCTCGCCGGAGGGACGACCCGCGCCGAGCGCGACGGCGACGTGTTCGTCCTCAACGGCTCGAAGATCTGGAGCTCGGGCGCCTACGCCGCCGACTACGCGCTGTGCTTGGCCCGCACCGACTGGGACGCGCCCAAGCACCGGGGACTGACGATGTTCCTGATGAAGGTGCATCAGCCTGGTGTGCACATCGAACGCATCAAGCAGGTCAACGGCGGCGACGAGTTCTGCCAGGAGTTCTTCGACGACGTCGTCGTCCCGGCCTCCGCGGTGGTCGGCGAGGTGGGCGGCGGCTGGGCGGTCGCCTCGCGCCAGCTGTTCCACGAGCGCAACGCCGTCGGCGGCGGCTCACCGTACTTCAGCGGCGCGCGGGCCGAAGGGCGGCGCGGCACGGAGACCGATCCGCTCATCGACCTGGTCCGCCGCACCGGCCGGGCGGACGACCCCTACGCGCGGGAGCTGATCGCCGAGGCGCACGCCCTCGGCGTCATCCACGGGCACCTCGTCGACCGGGTCACCGCGGGCATGCGCACGCAGAAGATGCCTCCCGCCGCCGGCTCGCTCATCCGCCTCTTCCACGGCGAGAGCGCCACCCGCCAGGCAGAGATCGCACTCGAACTCGCCGGCCCGGCCGCCGCGATGTCCGCCCCCGACGGGCCCGACACCCGCGAGGTGGGCGTGTCCTTCCTGTTCCGCCAGGCCGAGCAGCTCGGCGGCGGCAGCACCGAGATGGCACGCAACATCATCAGCGAACGGATCCTCGGAATGCCCCGCGAGTACGCCGCCGACCGCGACGTCCCCTTCAACCAGGTCCGGCACGGGCGCTGA
- a CDS encoding acyl-CoA dehydrogenase, producing MGLAITEEHQALAAVVRSFAADQRVRSGARAALDADAPAVPETWKRIGDLGWLSLHLPEQAGGSGFGLPELAVVVDELGHAITPGPLLATATASAVLSATGGDSLHEFVTRLGNGSAVAGLGLTAGLTRDDDGAYSGELTVLAGRWADVLLLAAGDDLLMAPTTDAAVDVVPVKGLDPSLGLAKVSVTGLVPADGHVLAGALGPAVAVFRTLAAAEAAGGARGCLDLALEYARVREQFGRTIGSFQAVKHHLADMLVAVELATALAWDAARGAAAPAEAELAAAAAAGLALRSYQECAHKAVQIFGGIGFTWEHDAHLHLRRAAALRAVVAALGSAEDDVYDATHAGVRRQFAVELPEEADAYRAEARAFLDRYRAAPEEERRALLVSSGYLVPHWAEPFGRGAGAIEQLVLEEELAGIEMPSLGIGGWVLLTLTQTADQEQIERWITPSLLGELRWCQLFSEPDAGSDAAAVRTRAERVEGGWRVTGQKVWTSGAQDCNRGLATVRTDPKAPKHRGITAMVVDLTAPGVEIRPLREITGDALFNEVFFDDVFVPDADIVGEPGGGWKVARATLGNERVTIGGGSPERLSAFELTDLALRHGALDAESRRAIARLIVEEQAMRVINLRQATRAVTGAGPGAEGNVTKLLSAEHAQRVSELALRLCGTAAVTGDEPEIAVEYLFDRCLTIAGGTSEITRNVIAERILGLPRDPLVR from the coding sequence ATGGGGCTTGCCATCACCGAGGAACACCAGGCGCTCGCGGCCGTCGTCCGCTCCTTCGCCGCCGATCAGCGGGTCAGGAGCGGCGCGCGCGCCGCGCTGGACGCGGACGCTCCCGCCGTACCCGAGACGTGGAAGCGGATCGGCGACCTGGGCTGGCTGAGCCTGCACCTGCCGGAGCAGGCGGGCGGCTCCGGCTTCGGCCTTCCCGAACTCGCCGTCGTCGTCGACGAACTGGGTCACGCGATCACGCCCGGCCCGCTGCTGGCCACCGCCACCGCCTCCGCAGTCCTGTCCGCGACCGGGGGCGACTCGCTGCACGAGTTCGTCACCCGGCTGGGCAACGGCTCGGCCGTCGCCGGACTCGGGCTCACAGCCGGACTGACCCGCGACGACGACGGCGCGTACAGCGGCGAGCTGACGGTGCTCGCCGGGCGATGGGCCGACGTGCTGCTCCTCGCGGCCGGCGACGACCTGCTGATGGCCCCCACCACCGACGCGGCGGTCGACGTGGTCCCGGTGAAGGGCCTGGATCCGTCGCTGGGGCTCGCCAAGGTCTCCGTCACCGGGCTGGTCCCGGCCGACGGCCATGTCCTCGCCGGCGCCCTCGGCCCGGCGGTCGCGGTGTTCCGGACGCTGGCCGCCGCCGAGGCCGCCGGCGGGGCGCGGGGCTGCCTGGACCTCGCGCTGGAATACGCCCGGGTACGAGAGCAGTTCGGCCGGACCATCGGCAGCTTCCAGGCCGTCAAACACCACCTGGCCGACATGCTGGTCGCCGTCGAGCTGGCCACCGCGCTCGCCTGGGACGCGGCCCGAGGAGCGGCCGCCCCGGCCGAAGCGGAGCTGGCGGCCGCGGCGGCGGCCGGCCTGGCCCTGCGCAGCTACCAGGAGTGCGCGCACAAGGCCGTCCAGATCTTCGGCGGCATCGGCTTCACCTGGGAGCACGACGCCCACCTCCACCTCAGGCGCGCGGCGGCGCTCCGGGCCGTGGTGGCCGCCCTGGGCTCGGCCGAGGACGACGTCTACGACGCCACCCACGCCGGCGTACGGCGGCAGTTCGCGGTCGAACTGCCCGAGGAGGCCGACGCCTATCGTGCCGAGGCCCGCGCCTTCCTCGACCGGTACCGCGCCGCTCCGGAGGAAGAACGCCGGGCGCTGCTCGTGTCCTCGGGATACCTGGTGCCGCACTGGGCCGAGCCGTTCGGACGCGGGGCGGGCGCGATCGAGCAGCTCGTCCTGGAGGAGGAGCTGGCCGGGATCGAGATGCCCTCGCTGGGCATCGGCGGATGGGTGCTGCTGACGCTCACCCAGACCGCGGACCAGGAACAGATCGAGCGGTGGATCACCCCGAGCCTGCTCGGCGAACTGCGGTGGTGCCAGCTGTTCAGCGAACCGGACGCCGGCTCCGACGCGGCCGCCGTGCGAACCCGCGCCGAACGCGTCGAGGGCGGCTGGCGGGTGACCGGCCAGAAGGTGTGGACCAGCGGCGCGCAGGACTGCAACCGGGGCCTCGCGACGGTACGGACCGACCCAAAGGCGCCCAAGCACCGGGGCATCACGGCGATGGTCGTCGACCTCACCGCGCCCGGCGTCGAGATCCGGCCGCTGCGCGAGATCACCGGGGACGCGCTGTTCAACGAGGTCTTCTTCGACGACGTGTTCGTCCCCGACGCCGACATCGTCGGTGAGCCCGGCGGCGGCTGGAAGGTCGCCCGGGCGACTCTCGGCAACGAGCGGGTGACGATCGGCGGCGGGTCGCCCGAGCGCCTGTCGGCCTTCGAACTGACCGACCTCGCGCTGCGGCACGGCGCGCTCGATGCCGAAAGCCGGCGGGCGATCGCCCGGCTCATCGTCGAGGAGCAGGCGATGCGGGTGATCAACCTGCGGCAGGCGACGCGTGCCGTCACCGGGGCGGGGCCGGGCGCGGAAGGCAACGTGACCAAGCTGCTGTCGGCCGAGCACGCCCAGCGCGTGAGCGAGCTGGCGCTGCGGCTGTGCGGCACGGCCGCCGTCACCGGGGACGAACCGGAGATCGCCGTGGAGTACCTGTTCGACCGGTGCCTGACGATCGCCGGCGGCACCTCGGAGATCACCCGCAACGTCATCGCCGAACGCATACTCGGCCTGCCCCGCGACCCACTGGTGCGCTGA
- a CDS encoding acyl-CoA dehydrogenase family protein, translating into MRFELTADQRLLQTATADYLEKSAPLGVIRALHDEGRTFDRVTWQRGAELGWTSLVVPEETGGGSVSGEGVVDATLIAEQFGRGCAPGPLAAVNVVAAALAEAAGADRHAGLLGRLLDGSTVAAWACCAPGGGWDPEAGAIEARPDGDGYVLDGTHDGVEHGGDADAFLVLARTPEGLSQFVVERDADGVSVLPLESLDMVRGFARVDYTGVRVPATALVGAAGGAAAAVERQFQLAVVLQCAELVGVVERVLEFTRQWMFDRYSFGRPLASYQELKHRMADMTLWSESGQATMAAAARAVQERRADAGELVSVAKSYLGQRATDIIQDCVQLHGGLGVTWEHDIHIYLRRATVNRLMWGTPSAHRRRIADLLNV; encoded by the coding sequence ATGAGATTCGAACTGACCGCCGACCAGCGCTTGTTGCAGACGGCGACAGCGGACTACCTGGAGAAGTCCGCCCCGCTCGGTGTGATCCGCGCGTTGCACGACGAGGGCCGCACGTTCGACCGGGTCACCTGGCAGCGCGGGGCGGAACTGGGGTGGACGTCGCTCGTCGTGCCGGAGGAGACGGGCGGCGGCAGCGTATCCGGCGAGGGGGTCGTCGACGCGACGCTCATCGCCGAGCAGTTCGGACGCGGGTGCGCGCCCGGACCGCTCGCCGCGGTCAACGTCGTCGCCGCCGCCCTCGCCGAAGCGGCCGGAGCGGACCGGCACGCCGGACTCCTCGGCAGGCTGCTCGACGGCTCGACGGTCGCCGCCTGGGCCTGCTGTGCGCCGGGAGGGGGCTGGGACCCCGAAGCGGGCGCGATCGAGGCACGGCCCGACGGGGACGGGTACGTCCTCGACGGCACGCACGACGGCGTCGAGCACGGCGGCGACGCGGACGCGTTCCTCGTACTCGCCCGTACCCCCGAGGGCCTGAGCCAGTTCGTCGTCGAGCGCGACGCGGACGGCGTGTCCGTCCTCCCGCTGGAGAGCCTCGACATGGTGCGCGGCTTCGCACGCGTCGACTACACCGGCGTACGCGTCCCGGCCACCGCGCTCGTGGGAGCGGCCGGCGGTGCCGCGGCCGCCGTCGAGCGCCAGTTCCAGCTCGCCGTCGTGCTGCAGTGCGCCGAACTCGTCGGTGTCGTCGAGCGCGTGCTGGAGTTCACCCGGCAGTGGATGTTCGACCGCTACTCCTTCGGCCGGCCGCTCGCCTCCTATCAGGAGCTCAAGCACCGGATGGCGGACATGACGCTGTGGTCGGAGTCCGGCCAGGCGACGATGGCCGCCGCCGCCCGCGCGGTGCAGGAGCGCCGGGCCGACGCCGGTGAGCTGGTCAGCGTCGCGAAGTCCTACCTCGGCCAGCGGGCCACCGACATCATCCAGGACTGCGTCCAGTTGCACGGCGGCCTGGGAGTCACCTGGGAGCACGACATCCACATCTACCTGCGCCGGGCGACGGTGAACCGGCTCATGTGGGGCACGCCGTCCGCGCACCGCCGCCGTATCGCCGATCTGCTGAACGTCTGA
- a CDS encoding Glu/Leu/Phe/Val dehydrogenase dimerization domain-containing protein — protein MTARDLTSHDANSSVLEAMSDADSPHEQVIYCNDPESGLRAIIAIHSLALGPAVGGCRFLPYDDEASALADVLRLSRGMTYKAAAAGLDTGGAKAVIIGDPSRDKTPKLLEAFGRFVDRLGGSYSTAGDVGTDSDDMDIIGRATRHVAFRNTGRGGSGDSGSNTALGVFQGILAAAEHRWGSPELRGRHVGVEGLGKVGFQLAVMLHEAGAKVTAADPSELARAKATSAVPDLRIVESVRELRTDVYAPCGWAAPSTTTSPGESRPRSSAEARTASWPRLTWRRSFSGPE, from the coding sequence GTGACCGCGCGAGATCTCACCAGCCACGATGCGAACTCGTCCGTGCTCGAGGCCATGAGCGATGCCGACAGCCCTCACGAGCAGGTCATCTACTGCAACGACCCGGAGTCGGGGCTGAGGGCGATCATCGCCATCCACTCGCTCGCGTTGGGGCCTGCGGTCGGGGGCTGTCGCTTCCTGCCGTACGACGACGAAGCGAGTGCGCTGGCCGACGTCCTCCGGCTATCGCGTGGGATGACCTACAAGGCGGCCGCTGCCGGGCTCGACACGGGCGGGGCCAAGGCCGTCATAATCGGCGACCCCAGTCGCGACAAGACCCCGAAGTTGCTCGAGGCGTTCGGCAGGTTCGTCGACCGCCTCGGAGGCAGCTACTCCACCGCGGGCGACGTCGGCACCGACTCCGACGACATGGACATCATCGGCCGCGCCACCCGCCACGTCGCCTTCCGCAACACCGGCCGCGGTGGATCCGGTGACAGCGGCAGCAACACAGCGCTCGGGGTCTTCCAGGGCATTCTCGCCGCGGCTGAGCACCGGTGGGGTTCGCCCGAGCTCCGTGGCCGACACGTCGGCGTCGAGGGGCTGGGAAAGGTCGGCTTCCAGCTGGCCGTGATGCTGCACGAGGCGGGCGCCAAGGTGACGGCAGCGGACCCGTCCGAGTTGGCCCGCGCCAAGGCGACATCGGCTGTTCCCGATCTGCGGATCGTCGAGTCCGTCCGTGAGCTGCGGACGGACGTGTACGCGCCCTGCGGCTGGGCGGCGCCCTCGACCACGACCTCGCCAGGCGAATCGAGGCCGAGATCGTCTGCGGAGGCGCGAACAGCCAGTTGGCCTCGTCTGACGTGGCGGAGGTCCTTCTCCGGGCCGGAGTGA
- a CDS encoding FAS1-like dehydratase domain-containing protein: MTDTTKPAQAAVSHISGEMLAAVGRTLSRRVSFPVSESDIRRWALAVYYPDAPPERFIEAETAAKPRHGGITAPEDFNPFAWLAALQSAAPSGGKENDPGSLERMLGITPPPLEFQLNGGLEADYGVPMRPGDVITSENRLMSYAERPGRLGLMLFTVTEDTWTNQDGKLVKRSRTTLIRY; this comes from the coding sequence ATGACGGACACCACGAAACCAGCGCAGGCCGCGGTGAGTCACATCTCCGGCGAGATGCTGGCGGCCGTCGGCCGCACCCTGTCCCGCCGCGTCTCCTTCCCCGTCTCCGAGTCGGACATCCGCCGCTGGGCGCTGGCCGTCTACTACCCCGACGCCCCGCCCGAGCGCTTCATCGAGGCGGAGACCGCCGCGAAGCCGCGCCACGGCGGGATCACCGCACCGGAGGACTTCAACCCCTTCGCCTGGCTGGCGGCGCTGCAGAGCGCGGCTCCGTCCGGCGGGAAGGAGAACGATCCCGGCTCCCTCGAGCGCATGCTCGGTATCACTCCGCCGCCGTTGGAGTTCCAGCTGAACGGGGGCCTGGAGGCCGACTACGGCGTGCCGATGCGGCCGGGTGACGTGATCACCTCGGAGAACCGGCTGATGTCGTACGCCGAGCGCCCCGGCCGGCTCGGTCTGATGCTGTTCACCGTCACCGAGGACACCTGGACGAACCAGGACGGCAAGCTCGTCAAGCGCAGCCGTACGACTCTCATCCGCTACTGA